In the genome of Bacteroidota bacterium, the window GCACACGGTTTCATCATTATCTGTTCCTTTGGCACTTTTCATATACTAAAATCACAACATGGACAATTTATTAACTCAAATACAAAAAGCGGACATTTTCGCAATCTTCACCACTCTGGAAAGATGCTCATCCTGCCAAATATTTGGGAACCTCTGGGTGCATTATTATTACAAGAAATCGGTTATCCGGCTGTAGCCACCGCAAGTGCTGCTATGGCTTATACCAATGGCTATTTGGATGGAGAACACATCACATTTGCCGAGTTTTTGTCGCAAGTCAAACAGATTACAGATGCTGTTTCCATTCCTGTTTCGGTTGATTTTGAAAGTGGTTTTGCAGACACTGATGAACAATTGACAAAAAATATAGAAGATTTGATAGATGCTGGTGTCATTGGAATAAATATAGAAGATTCCGACAAGAAGAATCATTCATTACTTGATTTAGAAACCCAAGTTTCAAGAATCAAAACCATTCGCAAAACAGCTCAATCCAAAGGAGTGCATTTATTCATCAATGCTCGAACCGATGTTTATATTTACAAAAAAGAATTAAGCCCTGAACAACGTTTGGCAGAAACTATCCAAAGAGGTTCTGCATACAAAGAAGCCGGTGCAGACTGTTTCTATCCTATTGTAATGAAAGAAGAATTCGATATTCAGGCTACTATAAATGCACTCAAAATGCCCGTGAACATTCTCACACTACTGGGTATTCCTGATTTGTAAACCCTTGAACAAATTGGAGTGGCGAGAGTAAGTCTGGGACCCTCACTACTCAAATATGCAATCAAATCAATGAAGCATTTGGCAGAGAAATTACAACACAAAAACGGGTTGGATGAAATCACCCAAAATCCTATCACTTCTGACTATCTGGAAGGATTGATAAAGCAATCCAAAGCTTAAAAAGATTGATTAAAACAAAAAATAATCAATTTTTTTGTAACCTTTTGCATTGATGTTCACTCTATTGTGGTATATACAACGAATTAAAAACGAAAGACTAACATGCAAGCATTAACCAAAACAGAATTAGACAAACTCAACTTGGAAGCAAGTATATCCCTTGACGAATTTGAGCTGAGTGAAGAAGAAAAGATAGAACAAATTGAATTTCACTTTGCCAAAATTATGAGAGTACTTGGGCTTGACCTTACCGATGAAAGCCTAAAAAACACTCCGTACAGAGTAGCCAAAATGTATGTAAACGAAATTTTTAGTGGATTAAATCCCAAAAACAAACCGGCAATCAGTCAGTTTGAAAACAGCAGTCATTATAAGAGCATGTTGGTAGAGAAAGACATAAGCTTGTTTTCTACTTGCGAACACCATTTTGTGCCCATCATCGGGAAAGCGCACGTTGCTTATATTCCCAATGATCATATTATCGGACTTTCCAAAATCAACCGCATTGTTCAGTTTTATGCAAAAAGACCTCAGGTACAAGAAAAATTGACTAATCAAATAGGAGAAGCAATGAAAGAAATATTGCAAATAGAAGATGTTGCAGTTATGATTGAGGCGGACCATCTTTGTGTACAATCACGCGGAATCAAAGACACCAGTAGTTCTACTACCACTTCATTCTTCTCAGGGCAATTCAAAAATGACGCTACCAAAAACGAATTTTTCAATTATATTCACATTACAAAATAACCCATTATGGCACATTTAGTTAAAATAAAAT includes:
- a CDS encoding isocitrate lyase/phosphoenolpyruvate mutase family protein is translated as MLILPNIWEPLGALLLQEIGYPAVATASAAMAYTNGYLDGEHITFAEFLSQVKQITDAVSIPVSVDFESGFADTDEQLTKNIEDLIDAGVIGINIEDSDKKNHSLLDLETQVSRIKTIRKTAQSKGVHLFINARTDVYIYKKELSPEQRLAETIQRGSAYKEAGADCFYPIVMKEEFDIQATINALKMPVNILTLLGIPDL
- the folE gene encoding GTP cyclohydrolase I FolE; translated protein: MQALTKTELDKLNLEASISLDEFELSEEEKIEQIEFHFAKIMRVLGLDLTDESLKNTPYRVAKMYVNEIFSGLNPKNKPAISQFENSSHYKSMLVEKDISLFSTCEHHFVPIIGKAHVAYIPNDHIIGLSKINRIVQFYAKRPQVQEKLTNQIGEAMKEILQIEDVAVMIEADHLCVQSRGIKDTSSSTTTSFFSGQFKNDATKNEFFNYIHITK